A genome region from Triticum aestivum cultivar Chinese Spring chromosome 2B, IWGSC CS RefSeq v2.1, whole genome shotgun sequence includes the following:
- the LOC123046450 gene encoding BURP domain-containing protein 4, which produces MTIMRMFLALCALGFVAGVVEDGSSFDVSAYPVKWDEDPSVGSGDVAAPPSPGTEAPAPPPKHHMMVKKGMLFLERDLFAGALLPANTRLGYVRRTSSPGPVISSTTSPVPPFRYSSFEKILKFYNVTHGSKQAGRISETLQFCEEAGDKEPHVCATSVAAAREFAATVLGTKEPRAVTSTLHGRTEPLRYVVAPNGIASVGGDAVVPCHPLAYPVEVFYCHNPSNVQALRVQLVGQEDPSVGATAIAVCHKDTGDWDEAYFVMLNGSRGEPICHFMPANYLLWL; this is translated from the exons ATGACGATCATGCGGATGTTCCTAGCTCTCTGCGCCCTTGGGTTCGTCGCAGGAGTAGTAGAAG ATGGATCGTCGTTTGACGTCAGCGCTTACCCGGTCAAGTGGGACGAGGACCCATCTG TGGGATCAGGTGACGTGGCCGCTCCACCGT CTCCCGGTACTGAGGCGCCGGCACCGCCTCCGAAGCATCACATGATGGTGAAGAAGGGCATGCTGTTTCTGGAGCGCGACCTCTTTGCCGGGGCGCTCCTGCCGGCAAACACCCGGCTGGGCTACGTCAGACGCACGAGTTCACCAGGCCCAGTCATTTCAAGTACTACAAGCCCAGTACCACCCTTCAGGTACAGCAGTTTCGAGAAAATCTTGAAGTTTTACAATGTAACCCACGGCTCCAAGCAAGCAGGGAGGATCTCGGAGACTCTCCAGTTCTGCGAGGAGGCAGGAGACAAGGAACCACACGTGTGCGCAACGTCTGTGGCAGCCGCGAGAGAGTTCGCCGCCACCGTTTTGGGCACCAAGGAGCCGCGCGCGGTCACTTCAACCCTTCACGGGCGCACAGAACCCCTCCGCTACGTGGTGGCGCCCAACGGAATCGCCAGCGTCGGCGGCGACGCGGTGGTGCCATGCCACCCCCTGGCGTACCCTGTGGAGGTCTTTTACTGCCACAACCCCAGCAACGTGCAAGCACTCCGTGTCCAACTTGTTGGACAGGAGGACCCTTCCGTCGGCGCCACGGCCATCGCAGTATGCCACAAGGATACCGGCGACTGGGATGAGGCGTACTTCGTGATGCTGAACGGATCCCGTGGCGAGCCGATATGTCACTTCATGCCGGCCAATTACCTCCTGTGGCTCTAG